In Streptomyces capitiformicae, one genomic interval encodes:
- a CDS encoding TIGR03936 family radical SAM-associated protein encodes MQRIRLRYTKRGRLRFTSHRDFQRAFERALRRAEVPMAYSAGFTPHPKVSYANAAPTGTGSEAEYLEIALTDARDPEKLRILLDESLPAGLDIIDAVEARTSGLADRLTASVWELRLDGVDPADAERAVAAFKAADVVEVQRMTKNGVRTFDARVAVVDLDSRDGRDGPETHSPQADRPTDQPCAILRLVVRHVTPAVRPDDVLSGLRAVADLAPPVPAAVTRLAQGLFDEETGTVTDPLAPDREAATALTTAAPAATAKAPAPEGPA; translated from the coding sequence GTGCAGCGCATCCGACTGCGCTACACCAAGCGCGGCCGCCTCCGGTTCACCAGCCACCGTGACTTCCAGCGCGCCTTCGAGCGTGCGCTGCGCCGTGCCGAGGTGCCGATGGCGTACTCGGCGGGGTTCACGCCGCATCCGAAGGTGTCGTACGCCAATGCCGCACCCACCGGCACGGGCAGCGAGGCGGAGTACTTGGAGATCGCGCTCACCGACGCGCGCGACCCGGAGAAGCTCAGGATTCTACTCGACGAGTCGTTGCCCGCCGGGCTCGACATCATCGACGCGGTCGAGGCCCGCACCTCCGGGCTCGCCGACCGGCTCACCGCCTCCGTATGGGAGCTGCGCCTGGACGGTGTGGACCCGGCGGACGCCGAGCGCGCCGTCGCGGCCTTCAAGGCGGCGGACGTGGTCGAGGTCCAGCGCATGACCAAGAACGGCGTACGGACGTTCGACGCCCGCGTCGCCGTCGTCGACCTCGACAGTCGTGACGGACGAGACGGTCCTGAGACGCACAGTCCACAGGCTGATAGGCCGACCGACCAGCCCTGTGCGATACTGCGGCTGGTTGTTCGGCACGTGACGCCTGCCGTACGACCCGACGACGTCCTGTCCGGTCTCCGCGCCGTGGCCGACCTGGCGCCGCCGGTCCCCGCAGCGGTGACCAGGCTGGCGCAGGGGCTGTTCGATGAAGAGACCGGCACGGTGACCGACCCGCTCGCGCCCGACCGCGAGGCGGCGACGGCCCTCACAACGGCCGCACCCGCTGCCACCGCGAAGGCGCCGGCGCCGGAAGGTCCCGCGTAG
- a CDS encoding Rne/Rng family ribonuclease, producing MPEQIEPVESTQGSEHNTPSDTLPPRRRRRAASRPAGPPAAGSEAPAETTAPTVPAAGAMDLAAAEQTEPTEVDETAAEVEETEEAAAAEEAAAVVAEAPAGVEEAAPAGRPRRRASRRVSAPAGRPRRRASRRVSAPAGAPEGAEAAETVVPAVAAETSEPEAAAVVAEAPAGVEEAAPAGRPRRRASRRVSAPAGAPEAAEVVESAVPAAAEPEAAAPAPAAAEEAAPAGRARRRASRRVSAPAGEPKAAEVAATAPETVEASTKVVEALVAAEEPVAVPVEEAAEEAAPRRTRRRATRRVAAPAGTPVEESVEEQAEPVAAAVESKPAPAAEVETEEAGPRRTRRRATRKAAGGFSEPAAPIAEETPARPARPAMAVFQAPVFTEPMFQTPERAAAQAAAEAEAETETAEVVESAEATEFGGFAEEEGTGGARRRRRRRGEPAEAEQPAAATVVADEPEENEEPEEGAEGDEFGEEESTGSRRRRRRGGRRRRRGESAEAEGEAAEGEELAAEQAAQDAEDTAEQVDEDAEDEADERDEAGGSGSSSSRRRRRRRRRAGDSGTEAEPASDDPERTVVKVREPRERRAKDAEPSDEVQSIKGSTRLEAKKQRRREGREQGRRRVPIITEAEFLARREAVERVMVVRQSGERTQIGVLEDNVLVEHYVNKEQSTSYVGNVYLGKVQNVLPSMEAAFIDIGKGRNAVLYAGEVNFEALGMANGPRRIESALKSGQSVLVQVTKDPIGHKGARLTSQVSLPGRYLVYVPEGSMTGISRKLPDTERARLKTILKKIVPEDAGVIVRTAAEGASEDELRRDVERLQAQWGDIQKKAKSGGSSSAPSLLYGEPDMTVRVVRDIFNEDFSKVIVSGEDAWETIHGYVSHVAPDLADRLQKWTSEVDVFATYRIDEQLMKALDRKVWLPSGGSLVIDKTEAMVVVDVNTGKFTGQGGNLEETVTRNNLEAAEEIVRQLRLRDLGGIVVIDFIDMVLESNRDLVLRRLLECLGRDRTKHQVAEVTSLGLVQMTRKRVGQGLLESFSETCVHCNGRGVIVHMDQPTAAGGGGKRRKRGRGGVEPEHEAVAEVEAVEPIEPAELVEAEVAAEVAAPIALPAPEFEPDEELYSSVAEAEASVARGRSRRRATRRASAPSGAPKQREAVTVVPAEVVEEQAPKSREAAEAEPVAVEDPVVEMPAAVRAEEAALKGRTRRRVTRKVSAPAGTPAGAAADDAVVTVVEPVVEPVAEPASEPAPEPAAEPVAEQPEAAPVAESAAPARPRRRAVRKATAPTAPEDTAVVVVPSASAEDVTEAGAAAEEAEAEAPAKKTARKTAKKATAKKAATKKTAAAKKTVAKKATAKKAATKKAASKKTTVAAEQTSATVTASTDES from the coding sequence ATGCCCGAACAGATCGAACCCGTGGAGTCCACGCAGGGCTCCGAACACAACACGCCCAGCGACACCCTGCCGCCGCGCCGTCGCCGCCGTGCCGCGTCCCGCCCGGCGGGCCCGCCGGCGGCCGGCTCCGAAGCGCCCGCCGAGACCACCGCGCCGACCGTACCGGCCGCGGGGGCAATGGACCTCGCTGCCGCGGAGCAGACTGAGCCGACCGAGGTGGACGAGACCGCCGCCGAGGTCGAAGAGACCGAGGAGGCCGCAGCGGCTGAAGAGGCCGCTGCCGTGGTCGCTGAGGCGCCCGCCGGCGTCGAGGAGGCCGCGCCCGCCGGTCGTCCGCGCCGTCGTGCGTCCCGCCGGGTGTCCGCGCCCGCCGGTCGTCCGCGCCGTCGTGCGTCCCGCCGGGTGTCCGCGCCCGCCGGTGCGCCGGAGGGGGCCGAGGCCGCCGAGACCGTGGTGCCGGCCGTCGCTGCTGAGACCAGCGAGCCTGAGGCCGCCGCTGTGGTCGCTGAGGCGCCCGCCGGCGTCGAGGAGGCCGCGCCCGCCGGTCGTCCGCGCCGTCGTGCGTCCCGCCGGGTGTCCGCGCCCGCCGGTGCGCCCGAGGCCGCCGAGGTCGTGGAGAGTGCCGTGCCGGCCGCCGCCGAGCCCGAGGCTGCCGCTCCGGCGCCCGCCGCCGCAGAGGAGGCCGCGCCCGCCGGTCGTGCGCGTCGCCGTGCGTCCCGCCGGGTGTCCGCGCCCGCCGGTGAGCCGAAGGCCGCCGAGGTCGCGGCCACCGCGCCGGAGACCGTGGAGGCTTCGACAAAGGTCGTGGAAGCCCTCGTCGCCGCTGAGGAGCCCGTCGCCGTGCCGGTCGAGGAGGCCGCGGAGGAGGCCGCGCCGCGCCGTACGCGTCGTCGTGCCACGCGGCGGGTGGCCGCGCCCGCCGGTACGCCGGTCGAGGAGTCCGTCGAAGAGCAGGCGGAGCCCGTCGCCGCTGCCGTGGAGAGCAAGCCCGCCCCGGCCGCAGAGGTCGAGACCGAGGAGGCCGGGCCGCGGCGTACGCGTCGTCGGGCCACGCGCAAGGCCGCCGGTGGGTTCTCCGAGCCCGCGGCGCCGATCGCCGAGGAGACCCCGGCGCGGCCCGCGCGCCCCGCCATGGCCGTGTTCCAGGCTCCGGTGTTCACCGAGCCGATGTTCCAGACGCCGGAGCGGGCGGCCGCGCAGGCCGCCGCCGAGGCGGAGGCGGAGACGGAGACCGCCGAGGTCGTCGAGAGCGCCGAGGCCACCGAGTTCGGCGGGTTCGCCGAGGAGGAGGGCACCGGCGGGGCGCGTCGTCGCCGTCGCCGTCGGGGTGAGCCCGCCGAGGCGGAGCAGCCTGCGGCCGCCACCGTGGTGGCCGACGAGCCGGAGGAGAACGAGGAGCCCGAAGAGGGCGCCGAAGGTGACGAGTTCGGCGAGGAGGAGTCCACCGGGTCGCGTCGTCGCCGTCGCCGGGGTGGCCGTCGCCGCCGTCGGGGCGAGTCGGCCGAGGCCGAGGGTGAGGCCGCCGAGGGCGAGGAACTCGCCGCCGAGCAGGCCGCGCAGGACGCCGAGGACACCGCCGAGCAGGTGGACGAGGACGCCGAGGACGAGGCGGACGAGCGCGACGAGGCCGGTGGTTCCGGCTCCAGCAGCAGCCGTCGGCGCCGTCGCCGTCGTCGTCGCGCCGGTGACTCGGGTACGGAGGCCGAGCCGGCGTCCGACGACCCCGAGCGCACGGTCGTGAAGGTCCGTGAGCCGCGCGAGCGGCGCGCGAAGGACGCCGAGCCGTCCGACGAGGTGCAGTCCATCAAGGGCTCGACCCGTCTGGAGGCCAAGAAGCAGCGGCGCCGGGAAGGCCGTGAGCAGGGGCGTCGTCGCGTCCCGATCATCACCGAGGCCGAGTTCCTCGCCCGCCGTGAGGCCGTCGAGCGCGTCATGGTCGTCCGCCAGAGCGGCGAGCGCACCCAGATCGGCGTCCTCGAGGACAACGTGCTCGTCGAGCACTACGTCAACAAGGAGCAGTCGACCTCGTACGTCGGCAACGTCTACCTCGGCAAGGTGCAGAACGTGCTGCCGTCGATGGAGGCCGCCTTCATCGACATCGGCAAGGGCCGCAACGCCGTCCTGTACGCCGGTGAGGTCAACTTCGAGGCACTGGGCATGGCCAACGGCCCGCGGCGCATCGAAAGCGCGCTCAAGTCCGGCCAGTCCGTGCTCGTCCAGGTGACGAAGGACCCGATCGGGCACAAGGGCGCGCGTCTGACCAGCCAGGTCTCGCTGCCGGGCCGCTACCTGGTCTACGTCCCCGAGGGGTCGATGACCGGCATCAGCCGCAAGCTGCCCGACACCGAGCGGGCCCGGCTGAAGACCATCCTCAAGAAGATCGTCCCCGAGGACGCGGGCGTCATCGTGCGCACCGCCGCCGAGGGCGCGAGCGAGGACGAGCTGCGCCGTGACGTCGAGCGGCTGCAGGCGCAGTGGGGGGACATCCAGAAGAAGGCCAAGAGCGGTGGCAGCTCAAGTGCGCCGTCGCTGCTCTACGGCGAGCCGGACATGACCGTCCGGGTGGTCCGCGACATCTTCAACGAGGACTTCTCCAAGGTCATCGTCAGCGGCGAGGACGCGTGGGAGACCATCCACGGGTACGTCTCCCATGTCGCTCCCGACCTGGCGGACCGCCTGCAGAAGTGGACCTCCGAGGTCGACGTCTTCGCGACGTACCGCATCGACGAGCAGCTGATGAAGGCGCTGGACCGCAAGGTGTGGCTGCCCAGCGGTGGTTCGCTGGTGATCGACAAGACCGAGGCCATGGTCGTGGTCGACGTCAACACCGGCAAGTTCACCGGCCAGGGCGGCAACCTGGAGGAGACGGTCACCAGGAACAACCTGGAGGCGGCCGAGGAGATCGTGCGCCAGCTGCGGTTGCGCGACCTGGGCGGCATCGTCGTCATCGACTTCATCGACATGGTGCTGGAGTCCAACCGGGACCTGGTGCTGCGGCGTCTGCTGGAGTGCCTGGGCCGCGACCGTACGAAGCACCAGGTGGCCGAGGTCACCTCGCTGGGCCTGGTCCAGATGACGCGCAAGCGGGTCGGACAGGGGCTGCTGGAGTCCTTCTCCGAGACCTGTGTCCACTGCAACGGGCGTGGCGTGATCGTGCACATGGATCAGCCGACCGCCGCCGGTGGTGGCGGCAAGCGCCGCAAGCGCGGGCGTGGTGGTGTGGAACCCGAGCACGAGGCGGTGGCCGAGGTCGAGGCCGTCGAGCCGATCGAGCCGGCGGAGCTGGTCGAGGCCGAGGTGGCCGCCGAGGTCGCCGCGCCCATCGCGCTGCCTGCCCCGGAGTTCGAGCCGGACGAGGAGCTGTACAGCAGCGTCGCCGAGGCCGAGGCGTCGGTCGCGCGCGGTCGTTCGCGTCGCCGGGCGACCCGCCGGGCCTCCGCGCCCTCGGGTGCGCCGAAGCAGCGCGAGGCCGTGACCGTCGTGCCCGCCGAGGTCGTCGAGGAGCAGGCGCCGAAGTCGCGGGAGGCCGCCGAGGCGGAGCCGGTCGCGGTGGAGGACCCGGTCGTCGAGATGCCGGCCGCCGTGCGTGCCGAGGAGGCCGCGCTCAAGGGGCGTACGCGTCGTCGGGTGACCCGGAAGGTGTCCGCGCCCGCGGGCACCCCGGCCGGGGCCGCGGCGGACGACGCCGTGGTGACGGTCGTCGAGCCGGTCGTGGAGCCCGTGGCCGAGCCGGCGTCCGAGCCCGCCCCGGAGCCTGCTGCCGAGCCTGTGGCGGAGCAGCCGGAAGCGGCGCCTGTTGCCGAGAGCGCGGCTCCCGCGCGTCCGCGGCGGCGTGCCGTACGCAAGGCGACGGCGCCCACCGCGCCGGAGGACACCGCTGTTGTGGTGGTTCCGTCGGCATCCGCGGAGGACGTGACCGAGGCCGGCGCGGCTGCGGAGGAGGCGGAGGCCGAGGCTCCCGCCAAGAAGACCGCGCGCAAGACGGCCAAGAAGGCGACGGCGAAGAAGGCCGCCACGAAGAAGACGGCGGCGGCCAAGAAGACGGTCGCGAAGAAGGCCACGGCCAAGAAGGCGGCGACGAAGAAGGCGGCCTCGAAGAAGACCACGGTGGCCGCCGAGCAGACGTCGGCCACGGTCACCGCTTCGACCGACGAGAGCTGA
- a CDS encoding phospholipase D-like domain-containing protein → MSAGTAQAAPTWTEGPVFNDPLGAESEHLAIRTRLIELTAAALPGSTIKAAVYHVWEASVVDALVAAKDRGVNVQVLLDESSTSDRPAKTSYNSLAAALGTDRTKGSYVATCPVD, encoded by the coding sequence GTGTCCGCGGGGACCGCGCAGGCCGCCCCGACCTGGACCGAGGGCCCCGTCTTCAACGACCCGCTGGGCGCCGAGAGCGAGCATCTCGCCATCCGTACGCGGCTCATCGAGCTCACGGCCGCCGCACTGCCCGGCTCCACCATCAAGGCCGCCGTCTACCACGTGTGGGAGGCGTCAGTCGTCGACGCGCTCGTCGCCGCCAAGGACCGCGGCGTGAACGTCCAGGTCCTGCTGGACGAGTCGAGCACCAGCGACCGGCCCGCCAAGACCTCGTACAACAGCCTCGCCGCCGCGCTCGGCACCGACCGTACGAAGGGGTCGTACGTCGCGACCTGCCCCGTCGACTAG
- the rplU gene encoding 50S ribosomal protein L21 → MYAIVRSGGRQHKVAVGDIVEVDKISTAKVGDTVELSTLLVVDGDAVTSDPWVLAGIKVQAEVVDHHKGQKIDILRYKNKTGYRRRQGHRQQYTAIKVTEIPAAAK, encoded by the coding sequence GTGTACGCCATCGTGCGCAGCGGTGGTCGCCAGCACAAGGTTGCTGTCGGCGACATCGTTGAGGTTGACAAGATTTCCACCGCCAAGGTTGGCGACACGGTCGAGCTCTCGACCCTGCTCGTTGTCGACGGCGACGCTGTGACCAGCGACCCGTGGGTGCTGGCCGGCATCAAGGTCCAGGCCGAGGTCGTGGACCACCACAAGGGCCAGAAGATCGACATTCTGCGCTACAAGAACAAGACCGGCTACCGCCGTCGTCAGGGCCACCGCCAGCAGTACACGGCGATCAAGGTCACTGAGATCCCCGCGGCTGCGAAGTAA
- the rpmA gene encoding 50S ribosomal protein L27 — translation MAHKKGASSTRNGRDSNAQRLGVKRFGGQVVNAGEILVRQRGTHFHPGSGVGRGKDDTLFALNAGAVEFGTSRGRKVVNIVPVA, via the coding sequence ATGGCACACAAGAAGGGCGCATCGTCCACCCGTAACGGTCGTGACTCCAACGCTCAGCGCCTCGGCGTGAAGCGTTTCGGCGGTCAGGTCGTCAACGCGGGTGAGATCCTGGTCCGCCAGCGCGGCACGCACTTCCACCCGGGCTCGGGTGTCGGCCGCGGCAAGGACGACACGCTGTTCGCGCTGAACGCCGGTGCGGTCGAGTTCGGCACCAGCCGTGGTCGCAAGGTCGTGAACATCGTTCCGGTCGCCTGA
- the obgE gene encoding GTPase ObgE: protein MTTFVDRVELHVAAGNGGHGCASVHREKFKPLGGPDGGNGGRGGDVILTVDQSVTTLLDYHHSPHRKATNGKPGEGGNRSGKDGQDLVLPVPDGTVVLDKAGNVLADLVGHGTSYVAAQGGRGGLGNAALASARRKAPGFALLGVPGDLRDIVLELKTVADVALVGYPSAGKSSLISVLSAAKPKIADYPFTTLVPNLGVVTAGATVYTIADVPGLIPGASQGKGLGLEFLRHVERCSVLVHVLDTATLESDRDPVSDLDIIEEELKQYGGLGDRPRIVVLNKIDVPDGKDLAEMVRPDLEARGYQVFEVSAVAHMGLRELSFALADLVGKARAAKPKEEATRIVIRPKAVDDAGFTVTREEVGGEPLFRVRGEKPERWVRQTDFNNDEAVGYLADRLNRLGVEEELMKAGARSGDGVAIGPEENAVVFDWEPSVMAGAEMLGRRGEDHRLDAPRPAVQRRRDRQAERDEIEKAYDDFEPF from the coding sequence ATGACCACCTTCGTGGACCGCGTCGAACTGCATGTCGCCGCGGGTAACGGAGGTCACGGCTGTGCCTCCGTCCACCGTGAGAAGTTCAAGCCGCTGGGCGGCCCCGACGGGGGCAACGGCGGCCGTGGCGGCGACGTCATCCTCACCGTCGACCAGTCCGTCACCACGCTCCTCGACTACCACCACTCCCCGCACCGCAAGGCCACCAACGGCAAACCGGGCGAGGGCGGCAACCGGTCCGGGAAGGACGGTCAGGACCTGGTCCTGCCCGTGCCGGACGGCACCGTCGTCCTCGACAAGGCGGGCAACGTCCTGGCGGACCTCGTCGGCCACGGCACGTCGTACGTCGCCGCGCAGGGCGGCCGGGGCGGCCTCGGCAACGCGGCCCTCGCCTCCGCCCGCCGCAAGGCGCCCGGCTTCGCGCTGCTCGGCGTGCCCGGGGATCTGCGGGACATCGTCCTGGAGCTCAAGACGGTCGCCGACGTGGCGCTGGTGGGCTACCCGAGCGCGGGCAAGTCGTCGCTGATCTCCGTCCTGTCCGCCGCCAAGCCGAAGATCGCCGACTACCCCTTCACGACGCTCGTCCCGAACCTGGGCGTGGTGACCGCGGGCGCGACGGTGTACACGATCGCGGACGTGCCGGGCCTGATCCCGGGCGCCAGCCAGGGCAAGGGCCTCGGCCTTGAGTTCCTGCGCCATGTGGAGCGCTGCAGCGTGCTGGTGCACGTCCTCGACACGGCGACCCTCGAATCGGACCGCGACCCCGTCTCCGACCTCGACATCATCGAGGAGGAGCTCAAGCAGTACGGCGGTCTCGGCGACCGGCCGCGGATCGTCGTCCTCAACAAGATCGACGTACCCGACGGCAAGGACCTCGCCGAGATGGTACGGCCCGACCTCGAAGCCCGTGGCTACCAGGTCTTCGAGGTGTCCGCCGTCGCCCACATGGGGCTGAGGGAGCTGTCCTTCGCCCTCGCCGACCTCGTCGGCAAGGCGCGGGCCGCCAAGCCCAAGGAGGAGGCGACCCGGATCGTCATCCGGCCCAAGGCCGTCGACGACGCGGGCTTCACCGTCACGCGCGAGGAGGTCGGCGGGGAGCCGCTGTTCCGCGTGCGGGGCGAGAAGCCGGAGCGCTGGGTGCGGCAGACCGACTTCAACAACGACGAGGCGGTCGGCTACCTCGCGGATCGCCTCAACCGGCTCGGTGTCGAGGAAGAGCTGATGAAGGCGGGTGCCCGGTCCGGGGACGGCGTCGCCATCGGGCCCGAGGAGAACGCGGTCGTCTTCGACTGGGAGCCGTCCGTCATGGCCGGAGCGGAGATGCTCGGCCGCCGGGGCGAGGACCACCGCCTCGACGCGCCCCGCCCCGCCGTCCAGCGCCGCCGCGACCGGCAGGCCGAGCGGGACGAGATCGAAAAGGCGTACGACGACTTCGAGCCGTTCTAG
- the proB gene encoding glutamate 5-kinase has product MAEAHRIVVKVGSSSLTTASGGLDADRVDALVDVLAKVRSGGEREIVLVSSGAIAAGLAPLGLRRRPKDLARQQAAASVGQGLLVARYTASYARYGIRVGQVLLTSDDMSRRAHHRNASRTLDKLLAMGALPVVNENDTVATDEIRFGDNDRLAALVAHLVRADLLVLLSDVDGVYDGDPSKPGTSRIAEVRGPEDLAHVEIGSAGKAGVGTGGMVTKVEAAGIATGAGIPVVLTSAIHAADALAGRDTGTYFHPTGKRSADRLLWLQHASTPQGSLTLDDGAVRAVVERRKSLLPAGIAAVEGEFVAGDPVELRDGEGRAVARGLVNFDAKEIPQLIGRSTRELARELGPAYEREVVHRDDLVLLHP; this is encoded by the coding sequence GTGGCGGAAGCGCACCGGATCGTCGTGAAGGTGGGCTCCTCGTCGCTGACGACGGCCTCCGGGGGCCTCGACGCGGACCGGGTGGACGCCCTCGTGGACGTGCTCGCCAAGGTCCGCAGCGGGGGAGAGCGGGAGATCGTGCTCGTCTCGTCCGGCGCCATCGCGGCGGGCCTCGCGCCGCTGGGGCTGCGTCGCCGCCCCAAGGACCTCGCCCGGCAGCAGGCGGCCGCCAGCGTCGGCCAGGGGCTGCTGGTGGCCCGTTACACGGCCTCCTACGCCCGTTACGGCATCCGCGTCGGTCAGGTGCTCCTCACCTCCGACGACATGAGCCGCCGCGCCCACCACCGCAACGCCTCCCGCACCCTCGACAAGCTCCTCGCGATGGGCGCCCTGCCGGTCGTCAACGAGAACGACACCGTCGCCACGGACGAGATCCGCTTCGGCGACAACGACCGTCTCGCCGCCCTCGTCGCCCATCTCGTCCGCGCCGACCTGCTGGTCCTGCTCTCGGACGTGGACGGCGTCTACGACGGCGACCCCAGCAAGCCCGGCACGTCGCGGATAGCGGAGGTACGGGGGCCTGAGGACCTCGCGCACGTCGAGATCGGCAGTGCCGGCAAGGCGGGCGTCGGTACCGGCGGCATGGTCACCAAGGTCGAGGCGGCGGGGATCGCCACAGGAGCGGGCATCCCCGTGGTCCTGACCAGCGCGATCCACGCGGCGGACGCCCTCGCCGGCCGCGACACCGGCACGTACTTCCACCCCACCGGCAAGCGCTCCGCCGACCGGCTGCTGTGGCTCCAGCACGCCTCCACCCCGCAGGGTTCGCTCACCCTCGACGACGGCGCCGTACGCGCGGTCGTCGAGCGGCGCAAGTCGCTGCTGCCGGCCGGTATCGCGGCCGTCGAGGGCGAGTTCGTCGCGGGCGACCCCGTCGAGCTGCGGGACGGCGAGGGGCGGGCCGTCGCGCGCGGGCTGGTCAACTTCGACGCCAAGGAGATCCCCCAGCTGATCGGCCGCTCGACCCGGGAACTGGCGCGCGAGCTGGGTCCCGCGTACGAACGAGAGGTCGTACACAGGGACGACCTCGTCCTCCTGCATCCCTGA